From Virgibacillus ihumii, the proteins below share one genomic window:
- the thpR gene encoding RNA 2',3'-cyclic phosphodiesterase yields MAGLPHYFIAVPLPMELKQYLYEQQQQLKQLVPYKQWPHPEDLHITLKFLGPVSPAQLNQLKEKLEKVTDLYSFRVRTGSLGTFGKSIQPRVLWAGVEKTAALLKLQQLVEGLVNEAGFEQEKRTYSPHITLAKKWNDPTEKFPELEDTYVDTYQLTVHQVVIYRIFPQSIPKYNQIAVYQLKGAGGS; encoded by the coding sequence ATGGCCGGATTGCCCCACTATTTTATAGCGGTTCCATTACCGATGGAATTGAAACAGTATTTGTACGAACAACAACAGCAATTAAAGCAATTAGTACCGTACAAACAATGGCCACACCCGGAAGATTTACATATTACACTGAAATTTCTTGGTCCGGTTTCACCCGCTCAATTGAACCAGCTTAAAGAGAAACTGGAAAAGGTAACGGATTTATATTCATTTCGTGTCAGGACAGGGTCACTTGGAACGTTCGGTAAATCGATTCAGCCAAGGGTTTTATGGGCCGGTGTAGAAAAAACAGCAGCGTTATTAAAGTTGCAGCAGCTGGTTGAAGGGCTTGTCAATGAAGCTGGATTTGAACAGGAGAAGCGAACCTATTCACCGCATATTACCCTTGCCAAAAAGTGGAATGATCCGACTGAAAAATTTCCTGAGCTGGAGGATACCTATGTTGATACGTATCAGCTCACCGTTCATCAGGTTGTAATTTACCGGATATTTCCCCAATCAATACCTAAATACAACCAGATTGCAGTATATCAGCTGAAAGGTGCAGGTGGCAGTTAA
- a CDS encoding phosphotransferase family protein yields the protein MNWLKEVLGKEWDIEKAGGLTGEAFIAENNKERLFLKRNSSPFLAVLSAEGIVPKLVWTKRLENGDVITAQEWLEGRELMPLEMQHNRVAAILKKIHNSSELLHMLMRMGRKPVTPEERFQDVKKQLKYIGVTGNYPEVSEAIDNLEHLLPVTHEQKQVVCHCDLNHNNLLLTKEGQLYLIDWENAMIADPAMDIGIILKWYIPPEDWDNWLREYGVTSDQLLLKRMYWYLLLDSLYFLNWHLQRDETDKARRRLEDLRELNRETSMTIRD from the coding sequence GTGAATTGGTTAAAAGAAGTGCTCGGTAAAGAATGGGATATTGAGAAAGCTGGCGGGCTGACAGGGGAAGCTTTTATTGCCGAGAATAATAAAGAACGCCTGTTTTTGAAACGGAATTCTTCGCCTTTTTTGGCTGTTCTTTCAGCGGAAGGCATCGTTCCTAAACTGGTCTGGACCAAGCGGCTGGAAAACGGGGACGTTATAACTGCGCAGGAATGGCTTGAGGGCAGGGAATTAATGCCGTTGGAAATGCAGCATAATCGTGTTGCTGCCATACTGAAAAAAATCCATAACTCATCCGAATTACTGCATATGCTGATGCGAATGGGACGAAAGCCGGTAACGCCGGAAGAGCGTTTTCAGGACGTTAAGAAGCAACTTAAATATATCGGGGTAACCGGCAATTATCCGGAGGTTTCCGAAGCCATAGACAATTTGGAGCACCTGCTCCCGGTTACGCATGAACAGAAACAAGTTGTCTGTCATTGTGATTTGAATCATAATAATCTTTTATTAACAAAGGAAGGACAACTTTATCTGATTGATTGGGAGAATGCCATGATCGCTGATCCAGCAATGGATATCGGGATTATTTTAAAATGGTATATACCTCCCGAAGATTGGGACAACTGGCTGCGGGAATATGGTGTGACAAGTGACCAGTTGTTGCTGAAAAGAATGTATTGGTATCTTTTGTTGGATTCTCTTTATTTTTTAAATTGGCATCTGCAGCGTGATGAAACGGATAAGGCGCGGCGCAGATTGGAAGACTTACGGGAGTTGAACCGAGAAACGAGCATGACTATTCGAGATTGA